GTCCAGAAGGTCGCCGTCTCTCACCCCTTCCTGAATCCAACTTGCGAACGGCACGACGGCCACGGGCATGGCAAGCAACGTCGTGCACCGCAGCACGATCAGCACCGTCCACCGTCGCCGCGCGACCTCCGCCGAAGATGGAACCATGCCCCCCAGTGTACCCGATCGCCCTCAGTGCCCGAAGAGGTTCCGCTCACCGAACATCCCCGACAACTCGAAGAACCACAGCGCGTCCTGCACCGACCCGAACACCTTCGTCGCCGTCTCCGTGATGAAGGGGCTGGGCGGCTTCTTCGGCTTCCACACCACGTACACCTCCTTCGTGTGCTCGAAAGCGTGGTGCAGCTCCCGCTCGACGCCGCTCGACAGCCCGGGCACCCCCCCCGGCAGTTCCGGCACGTAACTCACGATCATGTCCGACTGGTCGATCAACTTGAAGTCCCGCATGTAGATCTGCCCGTCGATGTCCCCCGCGATGTCCAGCACCTCGCGCACCCGCACCCGGATCGGCGGCCCCGACCTCGCCCCGCCGAACGAGTGCGGCACGTGCTCGATGAACTCCGCCCCCTCCCGCGCAGCCGCCAGCGCACGGTCCAGCAGCAGCTTCTCGTCCACGTCCCCGGGGTCGAAGGTGATGAAGTGCTCCGCCAGCTCCGCCCGGAACCCGTCGATCTCCGCCAGCACCTCCGGCATGTCCACCACGTGGCTCATCGGAAAACTCGGGTACACCTTCCGCATCCCCGGCCGGCACACGAGCCGGAACAGCGTCCGCGTCGTCTCCGCGTGCCGCCCGCGCGACAGAATGAAAAACTGGCTCCCCTTCACCGCCTTCGACATCAGCTCCGTCGCCAGAATCTCCTCCTCGCGCCACACCATGCAGTCCTTCAGCGTCGCGTCGATCACGTGGTCCGCGTGCAGCCTGTGGTGCACCACCTCGATGTTGTCCACCAGGCAGATGAAGAGGTCCGGTGCGAACTTCTCGATCTGGTCGAAGTCGAACGCCGAGAACAGGCCGTGACGCCACCGGAACGTCGCGTGCGTGTTCACCAGCACGTTCGGACGACCCGCCGAATCCGAGATGATGTCCTTGAACGCCGCCCGACGCAGAGAGTTCAAACGGCTGATCGGCAGGTCCAGAATCCGCCCCGGCCGCACGTCAGGCGCCTCCGCGTACATCATGTCACCGACGTGGTAGACCGCGATCGACTCCCCCTGCTCCCCCGCGAAGTCACGCGCCCCGTTCAGGTACGGCTTCTTGTCCATCCCGACCTGGCCCGTCACGATCGCTCGCATGAGGGCCGATTGTAGGGGGGGAGATGCGCGGGCTTCTCACGCTCCGACCGGCCGTGCCTACTCGATGACCACCTTCACCGTCACCGACCCCTGACCGTTCGCGTTCCGGCACGTCAGCCACGTCATGTTCCCCGCCTGGGCGCTCGCGCACGCCTTCACCTCCACCGTGAACGAGTTCGACAAGCCCGTATCCACGCTGTGGCTCCAGGGCGAGCACACCACGCCCAGCGACGAGTAGTAGAACAGGAACGTCTGCGCCCCGTTCGTCGGCTGGTCGAGCGTGACCGTCAACACCGCCTCACCGCCCGCCGGAACGTTCAGCTGCCCCACCGACGCGTACGTCGGCACCGACTCCGTCGTGCTCACGTCCGTCATGTCGTGGCGATACTCCCCCGCGCCACGCTCCAGCTCCATGATCCGCAGCGTGTTGCTGGCGATCGCCGCCCACTGGAAATCGTTCTCCGAAGGCCGGCTCTTGCACCCGGTCACCGCCATCACGCACGCCGACGATGCGATCACGCCCGCGCACGCCACCCGACGACGCACCCGCTGTTTCATCGTCCGCCCCCTTCAGACACCGCCACGCTGCACGGCAGAGCCGCCGACCCCGAGCCACCGATCCACCACCGCGAGCAGTGTATCAGGTGTCTCCCCGGGCGCCAACGTCAAAACGCCGTCAACACCCGCCTCCCGCCGTGCCTCGTGCCACAGCCGATCCTCCTCCGCGGAACGAGACGCACCCGCCGCAAGACGGATCTTCTCGCTCGCAATCAGCAGGCCCGCGCCCTCCTCCGTTCGCTCCAGCCGAAGTGCGCACACCCCGAGCAACAGCGCAAGACTTGCGCAACTCGGCAGGTGGGTCATCCCACGTCGCAGCCCCCACGCCTGGACCAGCGCCTCCCTCGCCCGTCCGAAGTCGCCCCGTGTCATCGCGATGTCCGCAAGATTCCTCAGCGCGGCCGCTTCGCGGAATCGATCCCCCTTCTCCCGAAAGTCCGGCAGGCACGCCCGCAGGAGCGACTCCGCCTCCTCCAGGCGACCCTCGTGGATCGTCACCACGGCCAGATTTAGGCTCTCCT
This genomic stretch from Synechococcales cyanobacterium CNB harbors:
- a CDS encoding AAA family ATPase — its product is MRAIVTGQVGMDKKPYLNGARDFAGEQGESIAVYHVGDMMYAEAPDVRPGRILDLPISRLNSLRRAAFKDIISDSAGRPNVLVNTHATFRWRHGLFSAFDFDQIEKFAPDLFICLVDNIEVVHHRLHADHVIDATLKDCMVWREEEILATELMSKAVKGSQFFILSRGRHAETTRTLFRLVCRPGMRKVYPSFPMSHVVDMPEVLAEIDGFRAELAEHFITFDPGDVDEKLLLDRALAAAREGAEFIEHVPHSFGGARSGPPIRVRVREVLDIAGDIDGQIYMRDFKLIDQSDMIVSYVPELPGGVPGLSSGVERELHHAFEHTKEVYVVWKPKKPPSPFITETATKVFGSVQDALWFFELSGMFGERNLFGH